One genomic window of Halobellus limi includes the following:
- a CDS encoding sulfatase — MSSDERRNVVLVTYDSLRADHCGCYGYGRNTTPTLDEMADSGLLFENAIASGVPTIASMTSVMTGRHSLASPEIGFNEQQREQVTSRPTIAEVLSESGYSTGALSPNPPASSYFGFDSGFDWFEDFLAEDRGVLERAWRRIFESSIEGGGLSTYLRLFRNVVTQSEVLRPWEDFYDEILAFRERAEEPYFLWVLLLEPHHPWMPPSDTQQWSSRSDKYAAFRQYWEMFDSGWTPDFSAAEHQRLIDLYDDSIRYGDQFLARLRDDLADDDPVFVVHADHGEEFGEHGRYGHQPYLYEDLTHVPLVVWNADERGRVEQPVELRQLAPTIAELGGAEHPFDVDGLLTDSEEARPWVVSKVFAEGNRRAAVRTRSGKYIEESDRRELYDLSADPDEQRDRSDENPQSSAAFGDALRSHVHDEQERRAVEAAREAVTEGEVEL; from the coding sequence GTGAGCTCGGACGAGCGACGAAACGTCGTCCTCGTGACCTACGACAGCCTTCGGGCGGATCACTGTGGGTGTTACGGGTACGGACGGAACACGACGCCGACGCTGGACGAGATGGCGGATTCGGGGCTTCTCTTCGAGAACGCGATCGCGTCGGGCGTGCCGACCATCGCGTCGATGACGAGCGTGATGACTGGTCGGCATTCGCTGGCGAGTCCCGAGATCGGCTTTAACGAACAGCAGCGCGAGCAGGTGACGTCACGGCCGACGATCGCGGAGGTGCTCTCGGAGTCCGGATACAGTACCGGCGCGCTGTCCCCGAATCCGCCGGCGTCGAGTTACTTCGGCTTCGATTCGGGGTTCGACTGGTTCGAAGACTTCCTCGCAGAGGACCGTGGTGTCCTCGAACGCGCGTGGCGGCGGATCTTCGAGAGTTCGATCGAGGGGGGCGGACTATCGACGTACCTGCGGTTGTTCCGGAACGTCGTCACACAGAGCGAGGTACTGCGGCCGTGGGAAGACTTCTACGACGAGATTCTCGCGTTTCGCGAACGCGCCGAGGAGCCGTACTTCCTCTGGGTCCTCCTCCTGGAGCCACACCATCCGTGGATGCCGCCGAGCGACACCCAGCAGTGGAGTTCGCGGTCGGATAAGTACGCCGCGTTTCGGCAGTACTGGGAGATGTTCGACAGCGGGTGGACGCCGGACTTCTCAGCGGCGGAGCACCAGCGTCTGATCGACCTCTACGATGACTCCATCCGGTACGGGGATCAGTTCCTCGCCCGATTGCGGGATGACCTCGCGGACGACGACCCCGTATTCGTGGTTCACGCCGATCACGGCGAGGAGTTCGGCGAGCACGGTCGGTACGGTCACCAGCCGTACCTCTACGAGGATCTAACGCACGTGCCGCTCGTGGTGTGGAACGCAGACGAGCGGGGACGCGTCGAGCAACCGGTCGAACTGCGGCAACTCGCACCGACGATCGCTGAACTCGGCGGCGCGGAACACCCCTTCGACGTCGATGGGTTGTTGACCGACTCCGAGGAGGCCCGGCCGTGGGTTGTCTCGAAGGTGTTCGCCGAAGGGAACCGACGGGCTGCGGTCCGGACGCGATCGGGCAAGTACATCGAAGAATCGGACCGGCGCGAACTCTACGACCTCTCTGCGGATCCCGATGAACAGCGGGACCGCTCGGATGAGAACCCGCAGTCGAGCGCGGCCTTCGGTGATGCTCTTC
- a CDS encoding glycosyltransferase family 4 protein → MRVIHLYDGHEQVYRGRGSVPGVVWNVARGTAAAGHEVTVLERQWEGLPATAEHEGVAFHRLDLRTGADEPWTRVPYEEVTSPSGAVRLVADRTNFALAALRWLRGMEFDVLHVHLPFAANVLATVAPWLRDRMVYTAHLGELRLDLLEGGQEGDGDGPDVPSFLSVFSPDVFLANRVAQTTVLNPAIESAFVDRGVPPSSVRIIPNGVDIERFGTVDTAALKRVRETYGIGDRPVLLFVGTLMPRKGVTELVGAIDRVVNERDYDVDVVLAGEADLDVSYTQRVERLIARAGLDSHITMPGFVPGEDLTALYHLADALVVPSLEEGFGMTAIEAMAAGTPVVGTRVGGLPDLIDSERTGTLADPGDVSGLTDAIEDMLNLIVDSRTDIEDAARSKAAEYAWPSVAERFIEVYEEVHA, encoded by the coding sequence ATGCGCGTCATTCACCTCTACGACGGCCACGAACAGGTGTACCGGGGCCGTGGATCTGTCCCCGGTGTCGTCTGGAACGTCGCCCGCGGGACCGCCGCCGCAGGCCACGAGGTGACGGTCCTCGAACGGCAATGGGAGGGACTCCCGGCGACTGCCGAACACGAGGGCGTCGCGTTCCACCGTCTCGACCTCCGGACTGGCGCAGACGAACCGTGGACGCGCGTTCCCTACGAGGAAGTGACGTCTCCAAGCGGTGCGGTGCGCCTCGTCGCCGATCGGACGAACTTCGCTCTCGCGGCGCTGCGCTGGCTCCGCGGGATGGAGTTCGATGTGCTTCACGTCCACCTCCCGTTTGCGGCGAACGTCCTCGCGACCGTTGCGCCGTGGTTGCGCGATCGGATGGTGTACACGGCCCACCTCGGAGAATTGCGGTTAGACCTATTGGAAGGAGGACAGGAGGGTGACGGAGACGGTCCCGATGTTCCCTCATTCCTCTCCGTGTTCTCGCCAGACGTCTTCCTCGCGAACCGCGTTGCACAGACGACCGTCCTCAATCCAGCCATCGAATCGGCGTTCGTCGACCGGGGGGTTCCTCCGTCGTCTGTGAGGATCATCCCCAATGGCGTCGACATCGAACGGTTCGGTACGGTCGACACTGCGGCTCTCAAGCGGGTCCGTGAGACATATGGGATCGGCGATCGACCGGTCCTGCTGTTCGTGGGGACACTGATGCCCCGGAAGGGTGTCACAGAGTTGGTGGGTGCGATCGATAGGGTCGTGAACGAACGGGATTATGACGTCGATGTCGTACTCGCTGGCGAGGCTGACCTCGACGTGTCGTACACTCAACGAGTAGAAAGGTTGATAGCACGCGCCGGACTGGATTCTCATATTACGATGCCCGGCTTTGTTCCCGGGGAGGACCTCACGGCGCTCTATCACCTCGCGGATGCGCTCGTCGTTCCGTCTCTCGAAGAAGGATTCGGGATGACTGCAATCGAGGCGATGGCTGCGGGAACACCCGTAGTCGGCACACGAGTTGGGGGTCTCCCGGACTTGATCGATTCTGAACGGACAGGCACGCTGGCGGATCCCGGTGACGTCTCCGGACTCACGGACGCAATCGAGGATATGTTGAATCTAATCGTAGATTCGAGAACAGACATCGAGGACGCGGCGCGGTCAAAGGCTGCGGAGTACGCTTGGCCGTCGGTTGCCGAGCGGTTCATCGAGGTATACGAGGAGGTACACGCGTGA
- a CDS encoding Cdc6/Cdc18 family protein has product MAGPFSDVERSIFAAKEVLSEDHQPDQILERDEEIEEYRHALEDVLFGRTPQNIMLYGKAGLGKTAVTKYMMEALQTEVTERPDAEELHVHELNCNGKTVYAVVRTLVNELLPDTASDFPKRGLGTADAFEELYGQLDRLGGTHLIVFDEIDHLDAVDTLLYELPRARSIGHITNSKVGVIGISNNYTFRQSLSPKVKDTLMESEISFSPYDASELRAILADRADRAFVDGVCEESAIARAAAIAAKDRGNARQAIDLLRVGGEVAKKRGDTHVDDTHIVAAQELVQRGRLRNRIRDQTQHAQLLLETLAYIEQHEEAPARSKAIKNRYEDVADSHAVAPLTTLKSIQNHLSDLHMLGFLRRTGQNHGEGGGRYYEYSLDLDPQIVLDIRREIEAAANPG; this is encoded by the coding sequence ATGGCCGGGCCATTCAGCGACGTCGAACGGTCGATTTTCGCTGCCAAAGAAGTTCTCTCTGAGGACCACCAACCCGATCAGATCCTCGAACGTGACGAGGAGATCGAGGAATACCGCCACGCTCTCGAAGACGTCCTTTTCGGCCGTACTCCGCAGAACATAATGCTGTACGGGAAGGCGGGACTCGGCAAAACCGCCGTGACGAAATATATGATGGAGGCCCTCCAGACCGAAGTCACGGAGCGTCCTGACGCTGAGGAGTTACACGTCCACGAACTGAACTGTAACGGGAAGACCGTGTATGCTGTCGTCCGCACGCTCGTCAACGAACTGCTTCCGGACACCGCGAGCGACTTTCCCAAGCGAGGCCTCGGGACGGCCGACGCGTTCGAGGAACTCTACGGGCAGCTCGATCGACTCGGTGGGACACATCTGATCGTGTTCGACGAGATCGACCACCTCGATGCGGTCGACACGCTCCTGTATGAACTCCCTCGTGCCAGATCGATCGGTCACATTACGAACTCGAAAGTCGGCGTCATCGGAATCAGTAACAACTACACCTTCCGGCAGTCGCTCTCTCCGAAGGTCAAGGACACGCTGATGGAGAGCGAGATATCGTTCAGCCCGTACGATGCGAGCGAACTCCGGGCGATCCTCGCTGACCGCGCCGATCGCGCGTTCGTGGACGGCGTCTGTGAGGAGTCGGCGATCGCGAGAGCGGCGGCGATCGCAGCGAAAGACCGCGGGAACGCACGCCAGGCGATCGATCTCCTCCGAGTCGGTGGCGAAGTAGCGAAAAAGCGAGGCGACACCCACGTCGACGACACCCATATCGTCGCGGCCCAGGAACTCGTGCAACGCGGTCGGCTGCGAAACCGGATCCGGGATCAGACACAGCACGCCCAACTGCTGCTCGAAACCCTGGCATATATCGAACAACACGAGGAGGCACCGGCCCGATCGAAGGCGATCAAAAACCGATACGAAGATGTCGCCGACTCACACGCCGTCGCCCCACTCACGACGCTGAAGAGCATTCAAAACCACCTCTCGGACCTCCATATGCTCGGATTCCTGCGCCGAACTGGCCAGAATCACGGAGAGGGTGGTGGACGATACTACGAGTACAGTCTCGATCTCGATCCTCAGATCGTTCTCGACATCAGGCGCGAGATCGAAGCGGCGGCCAATCCGGGGTGA